A single window of Solanum dulcamara chromosome 5, daSolDulc1.2, whole genome shotgun sequence DNA harbors:
- the LOC129890689 gene encoding uncharacterized protein LOC129890689 gives MAIDKDIQELLVLGDSDLLIHQVQGEWAVKNSKIALYMKLVQRLCKRYNKIDFRHTPRLQNEFADALATIYSMIKHLNTSCIDPLEIYLKEQPTHCSYVEVEPDGRPWYFDIRKYLEIITYPNNATFNQKKAIHRIANNLFPSREILYRRTLDMGLLRCVNDIKAMKLLK, from the coding sequence ATGGCCATCGATAAGGACATTCAAGAGTTGCTAGTACTCGGAGATTCAGATTTGTTGATTCATCAGGTTCAGGGGGAATGGGCTGTGAAGAATTCAAAGATTGCACTGTACATGAAGTTAGTGCAAAGATTGTGTAAAAGGTACAATAAGATCGATTTTAGGCATACTCCAAGGTTGCAAAATGAATTTGCTGACGCTCTTGCTACTATCTACTCAATGATCAAACATCTGAATACAAGTTGCATTGACCCTTTAGAGATATATTTGAAAGAACAACCCACTCACTGTTCGTATGTCGAAGTAGAACCAGATGGAAGGCCTTGGTATTTTGACATAAGGAAGTATCTAGAAATCATAACTTATCCAAATAATGCAACCTTCAATCAGAAGAAAGCAATACATCGAATAGCTAACAATTTATTCCCAAGTAGAGAAATTCTTTATAGGAGGACTCTAGATATGGGACTTCTCAGATGTGTCAATGACATTAAAGCTATGAAGCTTCTTAAATAG